One genomic window of Bradyrhizobium sp. B124 includes the following:
- a CDS encoding (2Fe-2S)-binding protein, with protein MAKTHITMKVNGAEVEGLVEPRTLLVHFIRENLQMTGTHIGCETTHCGACTVDIDGMSVKSCTMFAVQANGSDITTIEGMANADGSLSALQEGFRMMHGLQCGFCTPGMIMRAQRLLKENPSPSEDEIRMGISGNICRCTGYQNIVKAIQYAAAKINGVEFREAAE; from the coding sequence ATGGCAAAAACGCACATCACCATGAAGGTGAACGGCGCCGAGGTCGAAGGCCTCGTCGAGCCGCGCACGTTGCTCGTGCATTTCATCCGCGAGAATTTGCAGATGACCGGTACCCATATCGGCTGCGAGACCACGCATTGCGGCGCCTGCACCGTCGATATCGACGGCATGTCGGTGAAATCCTGCACCATGTTCGCGGTGCAGGCCAACGGCTCTGACATCACGACCATCGAGGGGATGGCCAATGCCGACGGCTCGCTCTCCGCGCTGCAGGAAGGTTTCCGCATGATGCACGGCTTGCAATGCGGCTTCTGCACGCCGGGCATGATCATGCGCGCGCAGCGGCTTCTCAAGGAGAACCCATCACCGAGCGAAGACGAAATCCGGATGGGCATTTCCGGCAACATCTGCCGCTGCACGGGCTACCAGAACATCGTCAAAGCCATTCAATACGCTGCCGCCAAGATCAACGGCGTGGAATTCCGGGAGGCCGCAGAATGA
- a CDS encoding xanthine dehydrogenase family protein subunit M → MIPGPFSYHRPATVADAVKLLSTLGDEARPLAGGHSLVPMMKLRLATPEHLVDLHNVAGLKGICRDGNKVVIGAMTTQHELLASDEIAKSIPILHETALLIADPQVRYRGTVGGNVANGDPGNDMPALMMTLGATYHLDGPNGAREVAATDYYQGAYFTAIEPGELLTSISIPVPAAGHGYAYEKLKRKVGDYATAAAAVVLTMSGGKVTTCAIGLTNLAETPLLADAAAKAVIGTGLDAATLKKAAAAAQAIMDPAADARGPVEYRKHVGGIMVTRALQRAAAKAS, encoded by the coding sequence ATGATCCCTGGCCCCTTCAGCTACCATCGGCCGGCTACGGTGGCCGACGCGGTGAAGCTGCTTTCGACGCTTGGCGATGAGGCTCGTCCGCTCGCCGGCGGCCACAGCCTGGTCCCGATGATGAAGCTTCGGCTGGCGACGCCGGAGCATCTGGTCGACCTGCATAACGTCGCCGGGCTGAAAGGCATCTGCCGCGACGGCAACAAGGTCGTGATCGGGGCCATGACCACCCAGCACGAGTTGCTGGCCTCCGATGAGATCGCCAAATCCATCCCGATCCTGCACGAAACGGCGCTCCTCATTGCTGATCCGCAGGTGCGCTACCGCGGCACCGTCGGTGGCAACGTCGCCAACGGTGATCCCGGCAACGACATGCCGGCGCTGATGATGACGCTGGGGGCCACCTATCATCTCGACGGTCCGAACGGCGCGCGCGAGGTTGCGGCAACCGATTACTATCAGGGTGCCTATTTCACCGCGATCGAACCCGGCGAACTTCTGACCTCAATCTCGATTCCGGTCCCCGCGGCCGGCCATGGCTATGCCTATGAGAAGCTGAAGCGGAAGGTCGGCGACTACGCCACCGCCGCGGCTGCGGTGGTGCTGACTATGTCCGGCGGTAAGGTCACGACCTGTGCGATCGGGCTCACCAATCTGGCGGAAACCCCGTTGCTGGCCGATGCGGCCGCCAAGGCGGTGATCGGTACCGGCCTCGATGCGGCCACCCTGAAGAAGGCCGCTGCAGCGGCGCAAGCGATCATGGATCCCGCCGCCGATGCGCGCGGCCCGGTCGAATACCGCAAGCATGTCGGCGGAATCATGGTCACGCGCGCGTTGCAGCGCGCCGCAGCCAAAGCCAGCTAG
- a CDS encoding MHYT domain-containing protein, producing the protein MFEGHDPYLVALSVVIAILGGYTGFGLAARIRGMPDASHRVLLAGAAFFLAVGIWTMHFVGMLAAPLPAGTVYLVLPTIVSFLICALVVGISLFFVSIGEPSMLRVASSAVLLGLGIVSMHYVGMHGLSGEFTMAHTAGMVVLSVGIAIAAAYGGLRAFLARRGGVQLMLSAVAFGIAVSGMHYTAMAGMRIVPPSAEAHHHMDGLAASSQMLSLAVALLCFVIAAGFLLSLVPDPRKKASANAEAMDGALDMPELPVADAGTAPTTSPKLRPTPLGGIGQPPRAAPVPRLPVERADGTHFIDATEVRSVRADAHYTKIHDGTRERMCPWSISEAEAQLDPNLFVRVHRSYIIAISHVTLVRKEGDGAVIELEGPSPHRVPVSRAKIAEVKARLGIARRSA; encoded by the coding sequence ATGTTCGAAGGACACGATCCCTATCTCGTCGCGCTCTCGGTGGTGATCGCGATCCTGGGAGGATACACGGGCTTCGGCTTGGCTGCGCGCATCCGCGGCATGCCGGATGCGAGCCATCGCGTGTTGCTCGCAGGCGCAGCATTTTTCCTCGCCGTCGGCATCTGGACCATGCATTTCGTCGGCATGCTGGCGGCGCCATTGCCGGCGGGCACCGTCTATTTGGTGCTTCCGACCATCGTCTCATTCTTGATCTGTGCACTGGTGGTCGGCATCTCGTTATTCTTTGTCAGCATCGGCGAGCCGTCGATGCTACGGGTGGCATCGTCGGCGGTCCTGCTTGGGCTCGGCATCGTCAGCATGCACTATGTCGGCATGCACGGACTATCAGGCGAGTTTACGATGGCGCACACGGCCGGGATGGTGGTGCTGTCGGTCGGGATCGCAATCGCGGCGGCCTATGGCGGCTTACGCGCCTTCCTGGCGCGGCGTGGCGGCGTGCAGCTGATGCTGAGCGCGGTGGCCTTTGGGATAGCGGTGTCGGGCATGCATTACACCGCCATGGCTGGTATGCGGATCGTCCCGCCCTCGGCCGAGGCGCATCATCATATGGACGGGCTGGCGGCCTCGTCGCAGATGCTTTCGCTGGCCGTGGCGCTGCTCTGTTTTGTGATCGCGGCAGGCTTCTTGCTGTCGCTGGTGCCTGATCCACGCAAGAAGGCCTCGGCAAATGCCGAAGCAATGGACGGTGCTCTGGACATGCCCGAGCTACCCGTTGCAGATGCCGGCACGGCCCCCACCACCAGCCCAAAACTGCGACCCACCCCGCTCGGTGGGATCGGGCAGCCGCCCCGCGCTGCCCCGGTGCCCCGCCTGCCGGTTGAACGTGCCGACGGCACCCATTTCATCGACGCCACAGAGGTTCGCAGCGTCCGGGCCGATGCCCATTACACCAAGATCCACGACGGTACCCGGGAGCGGATGTGCCCCTGGTCGATCTCGGAGGCCGAGGCGCAGCTCGACCCCAACCTGTTTGTTCGCGTGCATCGCAGTTATATCATCGCGATCTCGCACGTGACCCTGGTGCGCAAGGAGGGCGATGGCGCGGTCATCGAACTCGAGGGTCCGTCGCCACATCGGGTACCGGTCAGCCGCGCCAAGATCGCCGAGGTGAAAGCCCGACTCGGGATCGCCCGCCGTTCGGCCTAG
- a CDS encoding cache domain-containing protein, with the protein MLSNVRISFKLLMVSAISILSIVVVATVGLVKLRDTMLEDRKTKLESLVLLARQAVQRDYEGSVERGLTIEQAASQGRKLLKSLRFGDDYFFALDQAGYMRVHPNAKLEDTYMGQTADSGGIAFVRQQIDAGLNGGGFVSYRFSRPQAAQPSPKISFSVDFKPYGWIIGSGIYVDDVDAVFWSEVRRTGAAIATVLLMLLSLSVLLGRSIVGPIAHMTEAMRRLAKGETDTSVPALERGDEVGAMAKSVQVFKEIMVESDRLRAEQDAIKSQSEIEKKRMLSNLADEFETGVRESLENLGRSSTTMRSMSEDLSATAQEASERASTVAAAAEQTTTSVQSVAAAAEELAVSVAEIGRQTVQSRQIAGDAVDQAEATNRAVQDLSSVAHKIGDIVQLISDVAGQTNLLALNATIEAARAGEAGRGFAVVASEVKSLANQTAKATEEIAAQVAGMRSATSDAVDAIGRIRATIGTFNEVAAAIAAAVEEQSAATAEISRNAQAAASGTIQVSDNISAVSMAAGTTGTSASRVHSSADNLSTQAARLRGDVDRFVANVRSI; encoded by the coding sequence ATGCTGAGCAACGTTCGCATTTCTTTCAAGCTTTTGATGGTTTCGGCGATCTCGATCCTGAGCATAGTCGTCGTTGCAACGGTCGGCCTCGTAAAGTTGCGCGACACCATGCTCGAGGACCGCAAGACGAAACTGGAATCCCTCGTGTTGCTGGCGCGACAGGCGGTGCAGCGCGACTACGAGGGCAGTGTAGAGAGAGGGCTGACCATCGAGCAAGCTGCTTCCCAAGGCAGAAAGTTGCTGAAGTCCCTTCGCTTCGGAGACGACTACTTTTTTGCCTTGGATCAGGCCGGCTACATGCGGGTCCACCCAAACGCGAAGTTGGAAGACACCTACATGGGGCAAACCGCCGACAGCGGCGGTATCGCGTTCGTGCGGCAGCAAATCGACGCCGGCCTCAACGGAGGTGGATTCGTGAGCTACAGGTTCTCGAGGCCTCAGGCAGCTCAGCCTTCACCCAAAATCTCGTTCAGCGTCGACTTCAAGCCTTACGGTTGGATCATCGGTAGCGGGATCTACGTCGACGACGTAGACGCCGTCTTTTGGTCCGAGGTGCGGCGGACTGGCGCGGCAATCGCGACTGTCCTGCTGATGCTGCTCAGCCTGTCGGTTCTACTCGGACGCAGCATCGTTGGCCCGATCGCCCATATGACAGAAGCTATGCGCCGGCTGGCGAAGGGCGAAACGGACACTTCTGTTCCAGCACTCGAGCGAGGTGATGAGGTCGGCGCCATGGCGAAGTCCGTCCAGGTGTTTAAGGAAATCATGGTCGAGAGCGACCGGCTGAGGGCAGAGCAAGATGCTATCAAGTCGCAATCTGAGATAGAGAAGAAGCGCATGCTCAGCAATCTCGCGGACGAATTCGAGACCGGTGTTCGGGAGTCGCTTGAAAATTTAGGTCGTTCATCGACGACGATGCGCTCCATGTCCGAAGACCTGTCTGCCACAGCTCAGGAAGCGAGCGAGCGAGCGTCGACGGTCGCAGCGGCTGCCGAACAGACGACGACCAGCGTTCAGTCGGTCGCTGCTGCGGCGGAGGAACTCGCGGTTTCCGTTGCGGAAATCGGACGTCAAACGGTACAGTCGCGTCAGATCGCCGGAGACGCCGTCGACCAGGCCGAGGCTACCAACAGGGCCGTCCAAGATCTCTCGTCAGTGGCGCATAAGATCGGCGACATCGTGCAGCTCATCAGCGACGTCGCGGGTCAGACCAACCTCCTTGCGCTGAACGCCACCATCGAAGCCGCACGAGCGGGGGAGGCTGGGCGAGGATTCGCCGTGGTGGCGAGCGAGGTCAAATCGCTTGCCAACCAGACGGCCAAGGCTACAGAAGAGATCGCAGCTCAGGTCGCCGGCATGCGGAGCGCCACAAGCGATGCGGTCGACGCGATCGGACGCATTCGCGCGACGATAGGAACGTTCAACGAAGTTGCAGCAGCCATTGCGGCCGCTGTCGAGGAGCAAAGCGCGGCTACAGCGGAGATATCGCGAAATGCCCAAGCGGCGGCTTCAGGTACCATCCAGGTCTCTGACAACATCAGCGCCGTGAGCATGGCAGCCGGTACCACCGGTACATCGGCAAGCAGGGTCCATTCTTCGGCCGACAACCTTAGCACCCAAGCGGCACGGCTGCGTGGCGACGTGGATCGATTCGTAGCCAACGTGCGCTCCATCTAG
- a CDS encoding MFS transporter: MTTLEAVAPAEGEVQSKLRHIVLASVLGTTVEWYDFLIYGMGAALAFNKLFFPNFDPLVGTLAAFGSYAVGFVARPLGGAVFGHFGDRLGRKAMLTLTMVIMGGGTFLIGLLPTYEQIGIMAPVLLILLRLLQGIGIGGEWGGAVLMVIESGDARKRGFLGSLVQIGFPLGMVLATIVFAAISKLPEADFLSWGWRVPFLVSFLLVGVGMFVRLKLVETPKFRDVKERNEVSKLPIAEVLLKDWKNFLIAVGLKVTEVAWVYILTVFVVFYAASRLNLPRALILDAVLYAALLELITVPLFGLLSDRIGRKPMYAAGALFSALAAFPLFYLLDTKDPTTITLTIALTMSLSHGLMFGPQAAFLPELFGTKVRYSGASLGCQVSAAISGGFAPLIATGLLTWENGTRSISLYLIGLAVITLVAVFASKETAFRDL, translated from the coding sequence ATGACCACGCTTGAAGCTGTTGCGCCGGCCGAAGGGGAGGTGCAATCGAAGCTCCGCCATATCGTTCTCGCCAGTGTCTTGGGTACCACCGTCGAGTGGTACGATTTCCTGATCTACGGCATGGGCGCAGCGCTCGCGTTCAACAAGCTCTTCTTTCCGAATTTCGATCCCTTGGTTGGCACGCTTGCCGCCTTCGGATCCTACGCGGTCGGCTTCGTGGCGCGCCCGCTCGGCGGAGCCGTCTTCGGCCATTTCGGTGATCGCCTAGGACGCAAAGCGATGCTGACCCTCACGATGGTTATCATGGGCGGCGGCACCTTCCTGATCGGCTTGCTCCCGACCTATGAGCAGATCGGGATCATGGCGCCGGTGCTGCTGATCCTCCTACGGCTTCTGCAGGGCATCGGGATCGGAGGTGAGTGGGGCGGCGCCGTGTTGATGGTCATAGAAAGCGGTGACGCGAGGAAACGCGGCTTCCTCGGCAGCCTCGTCCAGATCGGCTTCCCGCTCGGCATGGTGTTGGCTACCATCGTCTTTGCGGCCATCTCCAAGCTGCCCGAGGCCGATTTTCTCTCGTGGGGTTGGCGTGTCCCGTTCCTCGTGAGCTTCCTGCTCGTCGGCGTCGGCATGTTCGTCAGGCTCAAACTGGTTGAAACTCCGAAATTCCGCGATGTGAAGGAGCGCAACGAAGTCTCGAAGCTGCCGATCGCGGAAGTGCTGCTCAAGGATTGGAAGAACTTCCTGATCGCGGTCGGACTGAAGGTAACCGAAGTCGCGTGGGTCTACATTCTGACCGTCTTCGTAGTCTTCTACGCAGCATCGCGGCTCAATCTACCCCGCGCGTTGATTCTTGATGCCGTTCTCTACGCCGCCCTGCTCGAACTTATCACGGTCCCGCTCTTCGGACTGCTGTCGGATCGCATTGGACGCAAGCCCATGTACGCCGCCGGCGCACTGTTCTCGGCACTTGCGGCTTTCCCGCTATTCTATCTGCTGGACACAAAGGACCCCACGACAATCACGCTGACCATCGCGCTTACGATGAGCCTCAGTCACGGTCTGATGTTCGGTCCCCAAGCGGCTTTCCTGCCCGAACTGTTCGGTACGAAGGTCCGTTACAGCGGTGCATCGTTGGGTTGCCAGGTTTCGGCGGCTATCAGCGGTGGCTTTGCGCCCTTGATCGCGACCGGCTTGCTCACTTGGGAAAATGGCACCCGCTCGATCTCTCTCTACTTGATCGGGCTTGCGGTCATAACCCTCGTGGCCGTCTTCGCCTCTAAAGAAACGGCCTTCCGCGACCTCTGA
- a CDS encoding DJ-1/PfpI family protein, giving the protein MMASTRFIIHVYDEVEPIDVGATFGVLSMARRVDPGIEMAIVAKDRGVVRLANGLEIIAPYDLSDCPSGDVLMILGGATWPAFSQDQPTLDFIRSFNKEGTVASVCTGALILAGAGLLEGKTATTRRNAPRGIDPPLSQMAKLHPKVQTTEARYVDSGPVITGGGVVLAVDTTLHLIGRFRGHEVAAETARIIEYAWHPNGGAFPTFAASA; this is encoded by the coding sequence ATGATGGCATCCACACGTTTCATCATCCACGTCTATGACGAGGTCGAACCCATTGATGTCGGGGCAACTTTTGGCGTTCTATCGATGGCCAGGCGGGTCGATCCTGGGATCGAGATGGCCATCGTGGCCAAGGACCGCGGTGTCGTTCGATTGGCCAACGGCCTTGAAATCATCGCGCCCTACGACCTCTCCGATTGTCCGTCAGGCGACGTTCTCATGATCTTGGGTGGAGCAACCTGGCCCGCCTTCAGTCAGGACCAACCAACCCTGGACTTCATCCGGTCGTTCAACAAAGAGGGCACTGTCGCCTCCGTCTGCACCGGAGCGCTTATCTTAGCCGGCGCTGGACTTCTTGAAGGCAAGACCGCCACGACACGTCGCAACGCGCCGCGCGGCATCGACCCCCCCCTGAGCCAAATGGCGAAGCTTCATCCGAAGGTTCAGACGACCGAGGCCAGGTATGTTGACTCGGGACCGGTGATAACAGGTGGGGGGGTTGTCCTTGCGGTGGACACCACGCTTCATCTGATCGGTCGCTTCCGGGGGCACGAAGTGGCGGCTGAGACCGCCCGCATCATCGAATACGCCTGGCACCCCAACGGCGGCGCATTTCCAACGTTCGCCGCTTCGGCTTGA
- a CDS encoding cupin domain-containing protein: protein MDPRFVTKEPTAGGSVYVKPQDIDWKPSQFEGIQIKVLYERPEVGELTCLLKWEPGARLPFHQHPELEQSFVLEGSFYDHDGICRAGEFVWRQPGSFHETRSDEGAILLAVYRKPNVFGHTAGFGVEGGAKKEPVAAK, encoded by the coding sequence ATGGATCCACGTTTCGTTACCAAAGAACCGACCGCGGGTGGCTCTGTATACGTGAAGCCGCAGGACATCGATTGGAAGCCGTCGCAGTTCGAAGGCATTCAGATCAAGGTGCTGTATGAGCGGCCCGAAGTTGGCGAGCTGACCTGCCTGCTCAAATGGGAGCCCGGCGCACGCCTCCCGTTCCATCAGCACCCCGAGCTCGAACAGAGCTTCGTGCTCGAGGGATCATTCTACGATCACGACGGAATCTGCCGTGCCGGCGAATTCGTCTGGCGACAGCCGGGGTCCTTTCACGAGACGCGCAGCGATGAGGGCGCGATCCTGTTGGCAGTCTATCGGAAGCCGAACGTCTTCGGCCACACGGCCGGCTTCGGTGTCGAAGGTGGCGCCAAGAAGGAGCCCGTCGCGGCCAAATAA
- a CDS encoding XRE family transcriptional regulator, translated as MDIKVSKADVPGQAADVLGKRIRKLRKVRDRTLESLAQEVGLTKGYLSKMETGRQIPPLATLSKVAHALGTDLASLLETGTASGTPDVDAGVSLVRAHERRPVIRGGSSFGYDYQSLVQSAAGRHMTPFLFTFPQQILKEVFFEHAGEEIIFVLSGVVEFEIGDRRYELMPGDCIYFDARLRHRGRGKSGEAKALVVMLEKGLPEG; from the coding sequence ATGGATATCAAGGTGTCGAAGGCGGACGTGCCTGGCCAGGCGGCGGACGTCCTAGGCAAGCGGATCAGGAAGCTGCGCAAGGTGCGTGACCGCACTCTCGAATCCCTCGCCCAAGAGGTTGGCCTAACCAAGGGCTATCTTTCCAAGATGGAGACCGGGCGCCAGATTCCCCCTCTCGCGACGCTATCGAAAGTAGCTCATGCCCTGGGCACCGATCTAGCGAGCCTACTTGAGACGGGAACGGCCAGCGGGACGCCAGATGTCGATGCCGGCGTGTCGCTCGTACGCGCTCACGAACGACGCCCGGTGATACGTGGAGGCTCCTCGTTCGGATACGACTATCAGTCGCTGGTTCAGAGTGCGGCAGGCCGGCACATGACGCCGTTCCTCTTTACGTTTCCCCAGCAGATACTGAAGGAAGTTTTTTTTGAGCACGCCGGTGAAGAAATCATTTTCGTCCTCAGCGGGGTGGTGGAATTTGAGATCGGCGACCGCCGCTACGAATTGATGCCGGGCGATTGCATCTATTTCGACGCGAGGCTCCGACACCGCGGTAGAGGCAAGAGCGGAGAAGCGAAGGCCTTGGTAGTGATGCTCGAGAAAGGTTTGCCGGAGGGCTAG
- a CDS encoding iron-sulfur cluster-binding domain-containing protein codes for MIDRKFPDKKLLSIHQWSWDMQPRTYRVVRKVEETPNTTSVYLSSDGDAPLQPFRAGQHLLFRIPGIGERAYALSAFSPKPKTYRITVKHPGRGEETGRAADYWRRQAVNGDVLEACGPAGHFHLPEQLERPLVFITAGVGEAPLAAIAEELAVRAPRHQLRFFHSTVNGSTFALKGKLGSLRGDLPNATWRIWFDRPQPIDRKDKDFDQHGEIVLADLRAFLPDCDCDFYVCGSNGFVARVVAELNTMGIGSLRIHSEQLGRESDDIVDPDERDVLPPVEPRTVHFTRSGTSATWKPEHGTLLEFAEGLGLEASYSCRTGMCGKCAQKVLSGETAKVRETPAKPRPGHQLLCSNIPISDLEIDL; via the coding sequence TTGATCGACAGAAAGTTTCCTGATAAGAAACTTTTAAGTATTCACCAATGGAGTTGGGACATGCAACCCCGCACCTACAGAGTGGTTCGCAAAGTCGAGGAAACCCCGAACACCACGTCCGTCTACCTGTCTTCGGATGGTGACGCTCCTCTTCAACCGTTCCGTGCAGGGCAACACCTGCTGTTCCGAATTCCAGGCATCGGCGAGCGCGCATACGCGCTTTCGGCTTTCTCTCCGAAGCCCAAAACGTATCGGATCACGGTCAAACATCCCGGTCGAGGCGAAGAGACCGGGCGTGCCGCAGACTATTGGCGCCGCCAGGCAGTCAATGGCGATGTGTTGGAGGCGTGTGGACCGGCCGGCCATTTCCACCTCCCCGAACAACTCGAGCGCCCGTTGGTTTTCATTACTGCTGGTGTCGGCGAGGCGCCTCTCGCTGCAATTGCGGAGGAGTTGGCGGTTCGGGCGCCGCGCCACCAGCTTCGCTTCTTCCACAGCACGGTCAATGGATCGACGTTCGCCCTGAAGGGGAAGCTTGGCTCCCTCCGCGGAGACCTCCCCAACGCCACATGGCGCATCTGGTTTGATCGCCCGCAGCCGATCGATCGGAAAGACAAGGACTTCGACCAGCATGGAGAAATCGTGCTCGCCGACCTTCGGGCCTTCCTACCGGACTGCGACTGCGACTTCTACGTGTGCGGCTCCAACGGCTTCGTCGCACGGGTCGTCGCCGAGCTGAACACAATGGGTATCGGTTCTCTGCGCATACACTCCGAGCAGCTAGGGCGCGAGAGCGATGATATCGTCGACCCGGACGAACGCGACGTTCTTCCGCCCGTCGAGCCGAGAACGGTACACTTCACTCGTTCAGGGACATCCGCGACTTGGAAACCTGAACATGGCACTCTGCTGGAGTTCGCCGAAGGCTTGGGATTGGAAGCATCTTACTCGTGCCGGACCGGCATGTGCGGAAAATGCGCGCAGAAGGTCCTATCAGGCGAAACGGCAAAAGTGCGAGAAACACCGGCCAAGCCGCGCCCGGGACATCAACTGCTGTGTTCCAACATTCCTATCTCCGACCTGGAAATCGATCTCTGA
- a CDS encoding LysR family transcriptional regulator: MNHLTGLRVFKRIVELGSFSRAADDMTISQSTVTKHVTQLEKHLGTRLLNRNTRGISLTEEGRIYYERSKSIISEIDEADASVGRRSKALEGVLRISTSVTFGRRIVSPLLIEFMREQPHLKADIACEDGYVDLVSRGIDVALRMGRLPDSCLGSRFLGSNPWVMVASPRYLRSRGTPYEPKDLAGHDCIVYSSVQDDAAWQLRSSAGTSTTIVVNGRLRSNNLSTVLIAVKLDLGIAILPRYVAVDELRAGNIVTVLDDFALPDQQLHAVFPSPKLVPRKSIALINFLLPRFKGDWWNRPLLPCAIPTSSSGSIKIASPSFDDLLP; the protein is encoded by the coding sequence ATGAACCACTTGACTGGGTTACGGGTCTTCAAACGCATTGTCGAACTCGGCAGCTTCTCGAGGGCGGCCGACGACATGACGATATCCCAGAGCACGGTGACCAAACACGTAACGCAGCTCGAGAAGCACTTGGGTACAAGGCTCCTCAACCGCAACACCAGGGGAATAAGCCTTACGGAAGAGGGGCGCATCTACTACGAACGCAGCAAGTCGATAATCTCGGAGATCGACGAGGCAGATGCATCCGTCGGACGACGTAGCAAGGCGCTGGAAGGCGTTCTACGTATTTCGACGTCAGTAACTTTCGGGCGACGGATCGTCTCTCCCCTACTCATCGAATTCATGCGCGAGCAGCCTCATCTGAAGGCGGATATCGCCTGTGAGGATGGCTACGTCGATCTCGTCTCCCGCGGCATCGACGTCGCGCTTCGAATGGGACGCCTACCCGATTCCTGCCTTGGCAGCCGTTTCCTCGGATCCAATCCTTGGGTGATGGTTGCCTCGCCGAGATACCTGCGCTCAAGGGGAACTCCGTATGAGCCGAAAGATCTCGCCGGTCACGATTGCATCGTCTACTCCAGCGTACAGGATGACGCGGCGTGGCAACTCAGGTCTTCCGCTGGGACGTCGACAACGATCGTCGTCAACGGCCGCCTGAGGTCTAACAATCTTTCGACTGTGCTGATTGCGGTGAAGCTGGACCTCGGCATCGCTATTCTCCCGCGCTATGTCGCGGTCGATGAGCTGCGCGCCGGCAATATAGTCACTGTTCTCGACGACTTCGCACTGCCCGACCAACAACTTCACGCCGTATTTCCTTCGCCGAAGCTGGTACCCCGCAAGTCGATTGCTCTCATCAACTTCCTGTTGCCGCGATTCAAAGGAGACTGGTGGAACAGGCCTCTCCTCCCCTGCGCCATCCCTACGTCCTCATCCGGCTCCATTAAGATTGCATCGCCCAGCTTTGACGATCTCCTACCCTAA